One Pseudoclavibacter endophyticus DNA segment encodes these proteins:
- a CDS encoding branched-chain amino acid ABC transporter permease — translation MSNTTRKTNTGAIAIANAEGITKRPWFTPVVIAVVAVVILALPLMLPELANQTLARVVVFAVAVLGLNVVMGYTGQVSLGQIFFLGLGAYVTAYGEEQGWHIVITFLLSMIIPGLVGLLIALPAARLGGLAIAMVTIALPIIGLPLAKRMGDFTGGSQGISASFGQAPDWTGLYKDQWQLYVVLIIGAAAFLLTRNLVRGKYGRAFAIVKGNENVAKSMGISPYNYKVLAFTVASIIGGLSGFLYMFVVEYTSPETMAFHHSITLLAAMVIGGAGSIVGSVIGGAYYVFVPQLTNAINPNATALLQGIILLVVLFVLPGGVVTLPRLIKRLTRRRGGGSRPGAPGAAPPPAVPTGPEGAAGLAKPTASTPSSSSTTASSDEGGASTRPPSDGTTPER, via the coding sequence ATGTCCAACACAACCCGGAAGACCAACACCGGCGCGATCGCGATCGCGAACGCCGAGGGCATCACGAAGCGCCCGTGGTTCACGCCCGTCGTCATCGCGGTCGTCGCGGTCGTCATACTTGCTCTGCCGCTCATGCTGCCCGAGCTCGCCAACCAGACGCTCGCCCGCGTTGTGGTCTTCGCCGTCGCCGTGCTCGGTCTTAACGTCGTCATGGGCTACACCGGCCAGGTGTCGCTCGGCCAGATCTTCTTCCTCGGCCTCGGCGCCTACGTCACCGCCTATGGCGAAGAGCAGGGCTGGCACATCGTCATCACGTTCCTGCTGAGCATGATCATCCCCGGCCTCGTCGGCCTGCTCATCGCCCTGCCCGCCGCACGGCTCGGCGGCCTGGCCATCGCAATGGTGACGATCGCGCTGCCCATCATCGGCCTGCCCCTCGCCAAGCGAATGGGCGACTTCACGGGCGGGTCGCAGGGCATCTCGGCGAGCTTCGGCCAGGCGCCTGACTGGACCGGTCTCTACAAGGACCAGTGGCAGCTCTACGTGGTCCTCATCATCGGCGCGGCAGCCTTTCTCCTCACCCGCAACCTCGTCCGGGGCAAGTACGGCCGTGCCTTCGCGATCGTGAAGGGCAACGAGAACGTCGCCAAGTCGATGGGCATCTCGCCCTACAACTACAAGGTGCTCGCGTTCACCGTGGCGTCGATCATCGGCGGCCTCAGCGGCTTCCTCTACATGTTCGTCGTCGAATACACGTCGCCCGAGACGATGGCGTTCCACCACTCCATCACGCTGCTCGCCGCGATGGTCATCGGCGGAGCCGGCAGCATCGTCGGTTCCGTGATCGGTGGTGCCTACTACGTGTTCGTTCCGCAGCTCACGAACGCCATCAACCCCAACGCGACGGCGCTGCTGCAGGGCATCATCCTGCTCGTCGTCCTGTTCGTGCTGCCGGGCGGCGTCGTCACGCTGCCGCGCCTCATCAAACGCCTCACACGCCGGCGCGGCGGCGGCTCGAGACCCGGGGCACCGGGCGCTGCTCCACCGCCGGCCGTGCCGACCGGTCCGGAGGGCGCCGCGGGCCTGGCCAAACCGACAGCATCCACACCATCATCGTCATCGACAACTGCGTCCTCGGATGAGGGCGGCGCATCGACGCGCCCGCCGTCAGACGGCACCACCCCAGAAAGGTAG
- a CDS encoding ABC transporter substrate-binding protein translates to MNHTKRRKTFINGVALAAVAALALTGCARGPAGGGEGGEASPGITDTSITLGITTPLSGGTAGPGNCTVDGIRAYFGAVNAEGGVTFGDGNTRTVEIEALDDTYDPQKAKANYDQLKDSVFAMTSGLGTPTNRAWLEAAISDEVPQVLVQTGDPIFSDREASPWQLGFVPIYQNEGAAFGELLANSGEEHKVAILSQNDDFGEGYVEGFKEEIEGVDNIEIVGELTYEATDTTVNAQMTELAATGADVIFNAMSITPLVITAMEQAKQLGWSPSWFQPSNTSSPGAILEPAGAETFPGVYSVAFAKAPASPEYAEDEDVQEFLTNLEEHTDQAGVPQFPHCMWSYMIGATLEQAFQNMTEPTRANFMEHLMQISDFQAPLMLDGTSVNTTEDGQPAVSTVIVQKYNGQGFDNVESFG, encoded by the coding sequence ATGAACCACACGAAGCGACGGAAGACGTTCATCAACGGCGTCGCGCTCGCGGCCGTGGCGGCGCTTGCGCTGACCGGATGCGCGCGCGGACCCGCCGGCGGCGGCGAGGGCGGCGAGGCGAGCCCCGGCATCACCGACACGAGCATCACCCTCGGCATCACGACGCCGCTCAGCGGCGGAACGGCCGGTCCCGGCAACTGCACCGTGGACGGCATCAGGGCCTACTTCGGTGCAGTCAACGCCGAGGGCGGCGTCACCTTCGGTGACGGCAACACGCGCACGGTGGAGATCGAAGCGCTCGACGACACCTATGACCCGCAGAAGGCGAAGGCCAACTACGACCAGCTGAAGGACAGCGTCTTCGCGATGACGTCGGGCCTCGGCACGCCGACCAACCGCGCGTGGCTCGAGGCGGCGATCAGCGATGAGGTGCCGCAGGTGCTCGTCCAGACCGGTGACCCGATCTTCAGCGACCGAGAGGCGAGCCCCTGGCAGCTCGGCTTCGTGCCGATCTATCAGAACGAGGGCGCCGCGTTCGGCGAGCTGCTGGCGAACTCGGGCGAGGAGCACAAGGTCGCGATCCTGTCCCAGAACGACGACTTCGGCGAGGGCTACGTCGAGGGCTTCAAGGAGGAGATCGAGGGAGTCGACAACATCGAGATCGTCGGCGAGCTGACCTACGAGGCCACCGACACGACCGTCAACGCGCAGATGACCGAGCTCGCCGCAACGGGCGCCGACGTCATCTTCAACGCCATGTCGATCACCCCGCTTGTGATCACGGCGATGGAGCAGGCGAAGCAGCTCGGATGGTCGCCCAGCTGGTTCCAGCCATCCAACACGTCGAGCCCGGGCGCCATCCTCGAGCCCGCCGGCGCGGAGACCTTCCCCGGCGTCTACTCGGTGGCGTTCGCGAAGGCGCCCGCCTCGCCCGAATACGCCGAGGATGAGGACGTGCAGGAGTTCCTCACGAACCTCGAGGAGCACACCGATCAGGCCGGTGTGCCCCAGTTCCCGCACTGCATGTGGAGCTACATGATCGGCGCGACGCTCGAGCAGGCATTCCAGAACATGACCGAGCCGACGCGCGCGAACTTCATGGAGCACCTGATGCAGATCAGCGACTTCCAGGCGCCGCTGATGCTGGATGGCACGTCGGTCAACACGACGGAAGACGGCCAGCCCGCCGTCTCGACGGTCATCGTGCAGAAGTACAACGGGCAGGGCTTCGACAACGTCGAGTCCTTCGGCTAG
- the ligM gene encoding vanillate/3-O-methylgallate O-demethylase, protein MSHETLQDVIDGTTDLVAHFRSSKIGKHVYPVVPAEFTNWMSEQLAWRNSVALFDQTHHMDNFFIQGPDALKLVSDTGIGSVANFDIDRAKQFTTTAPNGRVIGDGIMFRESADSFTFVGRAPTVNWLSYQAEVGGYDVETVIDRRSPSRPRGPASRRLFRFEVQGPLAWQVLEKLHGAEIPESRFFRMGHISIDGLQVRTLRHGVAGQPGLELWGPYDEHDRVRDAILAAGAEFGMLSVGSRAYPSVSGEVGWIPSPLPAIYTGEELADYRRWLRADSFEAVGSITGSFESVNVEDYYLTPWDLGYGRFVKFDHDFHGREALERLDTERQRGKVTLEWNAEDLTRVMGTLFDPAAPTYKFFDLPNATYGTANYDAVRNTDGDLVGFSTYTSYSYNERRALSLGIVDADIEIGTELELVWGEPGGGRDLVVIPPHEQTTIRAVVRPAPYSADTRQSYEGGGRWRNAARR, encoded by the coding sequence ATGAGTCACGAGACCCTGCAGGACGTCATCGACGGAACCACCGACTTGGTCGCCCATTTCCGTTCGTCGAAGATCGGCAAGCACGTCTATCCCGTCGTGCCCGCAGAATTCACGAACTGGATGAGCGAGCAGCTCGCGTGGCGCAACAGCGTCGCGCTGTTCGATCAGACCCACCACATGGACAACTTCTTTATCCAGGGCCCGGATGCGCTGAAGCTCGTCTCCGATACCGGCATCGGGTCGGTCGCGAACTTCGACATCGACCGTGCGAAGCAGTTCACGACGACCGCACCGAACGGGCGGGTGATCGGGGATGGGATCATGTTCCGCGAATCCGCCGACTCGTTCACGTTCGTCGGGCGTGCTCCGACCGTCAACTGGCTTTCGTATCAGGCGGAGGTCGGCGGGTATGACGTGGAGACGGTGATCGACCGCCGTTCGCCGTCTCGCCCCCGCGGCCCGGCCTCCCGGCGGCTGTTCCGGTTCGAGGTGCAGGGCCCGCTCGCCTGGCAGGTGCTCGAGAAGCTCCACGGCGCCGAGATCCCCGAATCGCGTTTCTTCCGCATGGGGCACATCTCGATCGATGGACTGCAGGTCCGCACGCTCCGCCACGGCGTCGCGGGACAGCCCGGCCTCGAGCTGTGGGGACCGTACGACGAGCACGACCGGGTGCGGGATGCGATTCTTGCGGCGGGCGCCGAGTTCGGCATGCTCAGCGTGGGTTCCCGGGCCTACCCGTCGGTGAGCGGAGAAGTCGGATGGATTCCCTCACCGCTTCCCGCGATCTACACGGGGGAGGAACTGGCCGATTACCGCCGCTGGCTTCGTGCCGACAGCTTCGAGGCGGTCGGATCGATCACGGGGAGTTTCGAGTCGGTCAACGTCGAGGACTACTACCTGACGCCGTGGGACCTCGGCTACGGACGCTTCGTCAAGTTCGACCACGACTTCCATGGCCGCGAAGCGCTCGAGCGGCTCGACACGGAGAGGCAGCGCGGCAAGGTCACCCTCGAGTGGAACGCCGAAGATCTCACCCGCGTGATGGGCACGCTGTTCGACCCAGCAGCGCCGACGTACAAGTTCTTCGACCTGCCCAATGCGACGTACGGCACGGCAAACTACGACGCCGTACGCAACACCGACGGCGATCTCGTGGGGTTCTCGACGTACACGTCGTACTCCTACAACGAACGGCGGGCCCTTTCGCTCGGCATCGTCGACGCGGACATCGAGATCGGCACCGAACTCGAGCTCGTGTGGGGGGAGCCCGGTGGCGGTCGCGACCTCGTCGTCATACCGCCGCACGAGCAGACGACGATTCGGGCGGTCGTTCGGCCGGCGCCCTACTCGGCCGACACCCGTCAGTCATATGAGGGCGGAGGCCGGTGGCGCAACGCTGCGCGGCGGTAG
- a CDS encoding ABC transporter substrate-binding protein, whose amino-acid sequence MNRNARGALSAIAVVAAAALALTGCARGPAGDDGTSPGITDDSITLGITTPLSGNTAGQGVCSVAGLAAYFGAKNAEGGIAFGDGKTRTVEIEALDDTYDPQKAKANYDQLKDSVFAMTAGIGTPTNRSYLSAAIADEVPQVLLMSGDPIFNDREESPWQLGFVPTYINEGAAFGEQLAGSSDDHEVAVLYQNDDYGLGYLEGFKEAVADAANVEIVQEQSYESTDISVDAQVTEMAATGADVVLAAVPINPLMIGAMQKAQSLGWMPSWLLPSNTSSPSVILEPGGAENYPGVYSVAFAVPFDAPEYADDPEVQGFLANLEAHGDYADVPPFPHCAWSYMIAATLDQAFQDMGQPTRSSFMEALRSIDDFQAPLMLPGTSISTTEDGQPAVSSVVVQKYNGSGYDTVESWDEG is encoded by the coding sequence ATGAATCGCAACGCTCGAGGCGCCCTCAGCGCCATCGCCGTGGTCGCCGCGGCCGCGCTCGCTCTCACAGGATGCGCGCGCGGTCCCGCGGGTGACGACGGAACCAGCCCCGGCATCACCGACGACAGCATCACGCTGGGCATCACGACACCCCTCAGCGGCAACACGGCCGGCCAAGGTGTCTGCTCCGTCGCCGGCCTGGCCGCCTATTTCGGCGCCAAGAACGCCGAGGGCGGCATCGCCTTCGGGGATGGGAAGACGCGCACGGTCGAGATCGAGGCGCTCGATGACACCTACGACCCGCAGAAGGCGAAGGCCAATTACGACCAGCTCAAGGACAGCGTCTTCGCCATGACGGCCGGAATCGGCACGCCAACCAACCGCTCGTACCTGAGCGCCGCGATCGCCGACGAAGTGCCGCAGGTCCTGCTCATGTCGGGAGACCCGATCTTCAACGATCGGGAGGAAAGCCCATGGCAGCTCGGCTTCGTGCCCACGTACATCAACGAGGGCGCGGCATTCGGCGAGCAGCTCGCCGGCTCGAGTGATGACCACGAGGTCGCCGTGCTCTATCAGAACGATGACTACGGCCTCGGGTACCTGGAGGGGTTCAAGGAGGCCGTCGCCGACGCCGCCAACGTAGAAATCGTGCAGGAGCAGTCCTACGAGTCGACCGATATCTCTGTCGATGCGCAGGTGACGGAGATGGCCGCGACCGGCGCGGACGTCGTACTCGCCGCCGTGCCGATCAACCCGCTCATGATCGGGGCGATGCAGAAGGCGCAGAGCCTCGGTTGGATGCCCAGCTGGCTGTTGCCCTCCAACACGTCGAGCCCATCGGTGATTCTCGAGCCCGGCGGCGCGGAGAACTATCCCGGCGTGTATTCCGTGGCATTCGCCGTCCCGTTCGACGCCCCGGAGTACGCGGATGACCCGGAAGTGCAAGGCTTCCTCGCGAATCTGGAAGCGCACGGCGACTACGCCGATGTGCCGCCGTTTCCGCACTGCGCGTGGAGCTACATGATCGCCGCGACCCTCGACCAGGCGTTCCAAGACATGGGGCAGCCGACGCGCTCGTCGTTCATGGAGGCGTTGCGCTCGATCGATGACTTCCAAGCGCCGCTCATGCTGCCGGGCACCTCGATCAGCACGACGGAAGACGGCCAGCCCGCCGTCTCGTCGGTGGTGGTCCAGAAATACAACGGCTCGGGGTACGACACCGTCGAGTCGTGGGACGAGGGATGA
- a CDS encoding MarR family winged helix-turn-helix transcriptional regulator, with protein MPAPESLQSGVEQPLSSPLASSLGHLLRRTQQLHTLHWSDLVGSGITGAQYAILTVVAAYPDAPRTMVDQLAALDRSTSADVISRLEANSWIERGRATHDGRRRALTLTPPAQVGLHVITEQVRSVQERLLRDLDEAVRDDLIRLLATVAYADAPKLRAEPPANPGAGVLPLPTTATHLLRRAEQRHQRLWSAHVGGAATPTQYAVMCALAGRALDQKTVSSLASLDTSTAADVISRLRRQDIVVVTPDERDRRRNVVCLAPAAHGALADLTPRAETVHRELCSPLDAEEAERLKSLLRTVSLRSGSALSHGG; from the coding sequence GTGCCGGCACCGGAAAGCCTCCAGTCGGGCGTCGAGCAGCCGCTGTCCTCGCCACTCGCGTCGTCGCTCGGTCACCTGCTTCGCCGCACGCAGCAGTTGCACACGCTGCACTGGAGCGACCTCGTCGGAAGCGGCATCACGGGGGCCCAGTACGCCATCCTCACGGTCGTCGCGGCGTATCCGGATGCTCCGCGTACGATGGTCGATCAACTCGCGGCGCTCGACCGGTCGACCTCGGCCGATGTGATCTCCCGACTGGAGGCCAACAGCTGGATCGAACGCGGCCGGGCCACCCACGATGGACGGCGACGGGCGCTCACGCTGACGCCGCCGGCTCAGGTGGGCTTGCACGTGATCACCGAGCAGGTGCGGAGCGTGCAGGAGCGCCTGCTGCGGGATCTCGACGAGGCGGTGCGCGACGACCTCATACGGCTGCTCGCGACCGTCGCGTACGCCGACGCCCCGAAGCTTCGAGCGGAACCGCCGGCGAACCCCGGCGCAGGAGTGCTGCCGTTGCCGACCACGGCCACCCACTTGCTGCGTCGGGCCGAGCAACGGCATCAGCGCCTTTGGTCGGCGCATGTCGGCGGGGCCGCGACTCCGACGCAGTACGCCGTCATGTGCGCGCTCGCCGGCCGGGCGCTCGATCAGAAGACGGTCAGCTCGCTCGCGTCGCTCGACACGTCGACCGCGGCCGACGTGATCTCGAGACTCCGGCGTCAGGACATCGTGGTCGTGACACCGGACGAACGCGACCGGCGGCGCAACGTCGTCTGCCTGGCGCCCGCGGCGCACGGCGCGCTCGCGGATCTGACGCCACGCGCCGAAACGGTGCACCGCGAACTGTGCTCGCCGCTCGACGCCGAGGAGGCTGAGCGGCTGAAATCGCTGCTGCGAACGGTTTCGTTGCGGTCGGGGAGCGCGCTCAGTCATGGCGGATGA
- a CDS encoding zinc-binding dehydrogenase, translating to MLTALMRGVDQPVSIEEVEPLPAGPTDLVVEIEASGVCHSDISAMRGYLGLANPTIIGHEVSGTVLEVGTEVRGFTPGDRVIGSLVPQCGSCSWCLNGQTHLCATTMSVRERVRARTSDGLPVTAMLGLGAFAERMTIDQQLAVKVNSDLPSDQLALIGCGIATGAGAAMFTAGVRPGSSVAVVGCGGVGQAAVQGARIAGAAQIIAVDPISLKREHALRNGATHVVDPAAGGTPEQVRALTHGRGVDVAIEVVGIQATVLDAYHSARRGGTVATVGIPAPDTTISLPATDFFRAEKRVVGSYYGSTQVRTDFQKFADLIEAGRFDAESMITHHYRLPDVQQAFDDLEAGGVVRGVIRHD from the coding sequence ATGCTCACAGCCCTCATGCGCGGTGTCGACCAGCCGGTCTCGATCGAAGAGGTCGAACCGCTGCCGGCCGGCCCAACAGACCTTGTCGTCGAGATCGAGGCATCCGGTGTGTGCCACAGCGACATTTCGGCGATGCGCGGCTATCTGGGTCTCGCCAACCCGACGATCATCGGCCACGAGGTCTCAGGAACCGTCCTCGAGGTCGGTACGGAGGTACGAGGCTTCACGCCGGGCGACCGAGTCATCGGCAGTCTCGTTCCGCAGTGCGGCTCGTGCTCCTGGTGTCTCAACGGTCAGACGCACCTCTGCGCGACGACTATGAGCGTCCGCGAACGCGTGCGCGCCCGCACCTCGGACGGGCTGCCCGTCACCGCCATGCTCGGCCTCGGTGCCTTCGCCGAGCGCATGACGATCGACCAGCAGCTCGCGGTGAAGGTGAACTCGGACTTGCCCTCCGATCAGCTCGCCCTCATCGGCTGCGGTATTGCGACGGGGGCCGGTGCGGCGATGTTCACCGCGGGGGTGCGCCCCGGCAGCTCAGTCGCCGTCGTTGGCTGCGGCGGCGTCGGGCAGGCGGCGGTGCAGGGCGCGCGCATCGCGGGGGCGGCGCAGATCATCGCCGTCGACCCGATCTCCCTCAAGCGTGAGCACGCCCTGCGGAACGGTGCCACCCACGTCGTCGACCCGGCCGCCGGCGGCACCCCCGAGCAGGTGCGCGCCCTGACGCACGGTCGCGGCGTCGACGTCGCCATTGAGGTGGTCGGCATCCAGGCCACGGTCCTCGACGCGTACCACAGCGCCCGCCGAGGGGGCACGGTGGCGACGGTCGGCATCCCAGCGCCGGACACCACGATCAGCCTGCCCGCCACCGATTTCTTCCGCGCAGAGAAACGGGTCGTCGGCTCGTACTACGGATCCACGCAGGTGCGCACCGACTTCCAGAAGTTCGCCGACCTCATCGAGGCCGGACGCTTCGACGCGGAGAGCATGATCACGCACCACTACCGGCTGCCGGACGTGCAGCAAGCGTTCGACGATCTCGAGGCCGGCGGCGTCGTGCGTGGCGTCATCCGCCATGACTGA
- a CDS encoding aldehyde dehydrogenase family protein has protein sequence MTETTFIPHVIGSDEREASDGRSFDNIDPWTQRAVASVARGGPVDAAAAMAAARAAFDDGPWPLMSERERGVLLHRFADVMASHAEDLALADAHDMGRPIAAMRTFDVPRAIGMIRFFADHLALATADTYPMGPAFHAFTAYRPAGVVVAISPWNHPLMLGVWKIAAALTWGNTVVWKPAEDSPTSASLVGAYALEAGIPAGALNVVQGRGSEIGDALTSSAGADRITFTGSTATGRRVAEIAAKQLVPVTLELGGKGATIVLDDADLELAASTAARAVFNNTGQVCLAGTRVLVHNRVREAFMARFQAHAEALRVGDPFDAATDLGPLASQRQFERVSGYFDLAHDEGTVLLGGPGEGWTFTPTIVTDLDRRGRVWREEVFGPMAAVTGFDDLDEAVAAANDTDYGLTAVVFTESTRLAHTIARRLRSGTVWVNCYQVRDLRAPIGGPGSSGIGREGGDFSREFFTEPQAVFLSTSVDDA, from the coding sequence ATGACAGAAACTACGTTCATTCCGCATGTGATCGGGAGTGACGAGCGCGAGGCCAGTGACGGTCGGAGCTTCGACAACATCGATCCGTGGACGCAGCGCGCGGTTGCCAGTGTTGCCCGCGGCGGACCGGTCGACGCGGCGGCCGCCATGGCGGCGGCGCGAGCCGCGTTCGACGACGGCCCCTGGCCGCTGATGAGCGAACGCGAGCGCGGCGTCCTGCTGCACCGGTTCGCCGACGTCATGGCGTCGCACGCGGAGGACCTCGCACTGGCCGACGCGCACGACATGGGCCGGCCCATCGCAGCGATGCGCACGTTCGACGTGCCGAGGGCGATCGGCATGATCCGATTCTTCGCCGACCACCTCGCGTTGGCGACGGCCGACACGTACCCGATGGGCCCGGCGTTCCACGCCTTCACGGCCTATCGACCGGCCGGCGTGGTTGTCGCGATCTCGCCGTGGAACCATCCGCTCATGCTGGGCGTCTGGAAGATCGCCGCCGCCCTCACCTGGGGCAACACTGTCGTGTGGAAACCGGCAGAGGACAGTCCCACCTCGGCCTCTCTCGTCGGGGCCTACGCGCTCGAGGCGGGCATCCCCGCTGGCGCGCTCAACGTGGTGCAGGGGCGTGGCTCGGAGATCGGCGACGCGCTGACCTCATCGGCCGGCGCCGACCGCATCACGTTCACCGGCTCGACCGCGACCGGACGGCGTGTTGCCGAGATCGCGGCGAAGCAGCTCGTCCCCGTGACGCTCGAGCTCGGGGGCAAGGGCGCGACGATCGTGCTGGACGACGCCGACCTCGAGCTCGCGGCGAGCACCGCGGCGCGCGCCGTCTTCAACAACACCGGCCAGGTGTGTCTCGCCGGCACCCGGGTGCTCGTTCACAACCGGGTCCGCGAGGCCTTCATGGCGCGATTCCAGGCGCACGCCGAGGCGCTCCGCGTCGGCGACCCCTTCGACGCGGCGACCGACCTCGGACCGCTCGCCTCGCAGCGGCAATTCGAACGGGTATCGGGGTACTTCGACCTCGCACACGACGAAGGCACGGTGCTGCTCGGCGGCCCCGGCGAGGGGTGGACGTTCACCCCGACCATCGTCACCGACCTCGACCGCAGGGGTCGGGTCTGGCGTGAGGAGGTGTTCGGGCCGATGGCGGCCGTCACCGGCTTCGACGACCTCGACGAGGCCGTCGCCGCCGCCAACGACACCGACTACGGGCTCACGGCCGTCGTGTTCACGGAGTCGACGCGCCTGGCGCACACGATCGCACGACGGCTCCGATCCGGCACCGTGTGGGTCAACTGCTACCAGGTCCGCGATCTGCGGGCTCCGATCGGCGGGCCGGGCTCCTCCGGCATCGGGCGCGAGGGCGGCGATTTCAGTCGCGAGTTCTTCACCGAGCCGCAAGCCGTCTTCCTGTCGACGTCGGTCGACGACGCTTGA
- a CDS encoding aminomethyltransferase family protein, which produces MSVQSTARSLQGFIEATPDLVSYLYNDSPGAHSRGRQDLTPVRPEFTNWRDEQRAWRESAVLFDQSHHMPELFVSGPDAFALLNYVGINSLKTLEPGRAKQYIGCTPDGHMIGDCILYALADGSFELVSSSPLLNWVQFQAEAGEWDVAITRDDNTSDNPTGARTKFRYQLAGPEALSIFDAVIDEAPLQLGFFRTATVTVAGVEVLVLGHSMSGYRGVEISGPYEQRDIVRQAILDAGTPRGLLQGGTKTYYSASFEGGWMAYPLPAVYTGEALRPYREWLPDTAWEARFQLAGSFTPDSIEGYYVTPYDMGYGKLVSFDHDFIGRDALEALADQPQKAKVSLVWNPDDVLKVYGSLLTPGVPYKFLELPVADYGNLMHRDEVLDADGNRIGLATKTGYTINERKLLSLAMVDADRVNIGDEVVIVWGEPDGGSRKPQVERHQQLHVRATVAPSPYADVVRTERRGDAAPVTV; this is translated from the coding sequence ATGAGCGTTCAGTCCACGGCCCGCTCGCTGCAGGGCTTCATCGAGGCGACGCCCGACCTGGTTTCGTATCTCTACAATGATTCGCCCGGAGCCCACAGCCGGGGGCGTCAGGACTTGACGCCGGTTCGGCCAGAGTTCACGAACTGGCGTGACGAGCAGCGCGCATGGCGCGAGAGCGCGGTCCTCTTCGACCAGTCGCATCACATGCCGGAACTGTTCGTGAGCGGCCCCGACGCCTTCGCGCTGCTGAACTACGTGGGCATCAACAGCCTGAAGACTCTGGAGCCGGGGCGCGCCAAGCAGTACATCGGATGCACCCCGGATGGTCACATGATCGGTGACTGCATCCTCTACGCCCTCGCCGACGGCAGTTTCGAGCTCGTCAGCAGTTCGCCGCTGCTCAATTGGGTGCAGTTCCAAGCCGAGGCGGGCGAATGGGACGTCGCGATCACGCGAGACGACAACACGTCGGACAACCCGACCGGGGCGCGCACGAAGTTCCGCTATCAGCTCGCCGGGCCCGAGGCGCTATCGATCTTCGATGCGGTCATCGACGAGGCCCCGCTGCAGCTCGGCTTCTTCCGCACGGCCACCGTGACCGTGGCGGGCGTCGAGGTGCTGGTGCTCGGCCACAGCATGTCGGGATACCGGGGAGTCGAGATTTCCGGCCCGTACGAGCAGCGCGACATCGTGCGACAGGCGATCCTCGACGCCGGCACGCCGCGCGGCCTGCTGCAGGGCGGCACGAAGACCTACTACAGCGCGAGCTTCGAGGGCGGTTGGATGGCGTACCCGTTGCCGGCCGTCTACACGGGCGAGGCTTTGCGCCCCTACCGCGAGTGGCTCCCCGACACGGCATGGGAGGCGCGCTTCCAACTGGCCGGCAGCTTCACCCCCGACAGCATCGAGGGCTACTACGTGACGCCGTACGACATGGGGTACGGCAAGCTCGTGTCGTTCGACCACGACTTCATCGGCCGCGACGCCCTCGAAGCGCTGGCCGACCAGCCGCAGAAGGCCAAGGTCTCGCTCGTGTGGAACCCCGATGACGTACTCAAAGTCTACGGATCGCTGCTCACCCCCGGCGTTCCGTACAAATTCCTCGAGCTGCCCGTCGCCGATTACGGCAACCTCATGCATCGCGACGAGGTGCTCGACGCCGACGGCAACCGCATCGGCCTGGCAACGAAGACCGGCTACACGATCAACGAGCGCAAGCTCCTGTCGCTCGCCATGGTCGACGCCGATCGCGTCAACATCGGCGACGAGGTCGTCATCGTCTGGGGCGAACCCGACGGGGGCTCGCGTAAGCCACAGGTCGAGCGGCACCAGCAACTGCATGTCCGCGCAACGGTCGCACCCTCGCCGTACGCGGACGTCGTCCGGACCGAGCGCCGCGGCGACGCGGCACCGGTCACGGTGTAG